Sequence from the Phaeodactylum tricornutum CCAP 1055/1 chromosome 4, whole genome shotgun sequence genome:
TCCGCCTTCTGACGTACATGGAACAGGCAGTGCGGACGAGATTGCTCCACACTCGCCACGGGATGCAGCAAGGACGGCACGCGATGAACCAGAGATCTGGCCGGACAACAacgataccaacaacaacaacggcgtGACGGTGTACACTATTACGGAGGCACGGCCACGCGGTACGGTACATATTGACGCGTATCCTCGCCATCACGAAACGACCACATCGCACGGGCACCGTAAATGCGGAACCCCCCGAGTCTCCTGCTTTATTCCGTGCCTGGCATCGCCAAACGCGGTGGCGCGAATACTCGCCGTTTCAACGAGAGAGGTCTTTGCTTTAGATGCTGTCATGCGCGACGccggtcatcgtcgtcagcTACTACGGTGGACGGCACTGGACTTTGGACTGTGGAGCTCGAATACCGAATCTTCCAAGGATGGGTCCGGGGCGAAAAATGGTAACGGCGATCTCCGTAGAGATGCTTCGCCGAAACGACTTGACCCACATCTTCCGCTTTGCCCCTACGAATTGGCAGGAGAGTGTGCCGATCCTTTTTGCTCCTATCAACACATCACCCCGCGGTCGAGTATAGCAAACGTGATGCCGCGCGAGTTTTTGCCTCTACCAACCATTACAATCTCCAAAAAAGTGGGCATTTTGTCCGATCGGAGGCCTCATGATCAAAGCGAGGCAACTAGGAAATACGCGGCAAAAGTTCGAACGAATGCGGTCGACTCGGAAGATGGATATATTCCGTTACCACAACCAGCCAAGCCCCCAATTGCTGCGGCTCCGCAAGATAGTAGTTGCAAAAACGAACATTTAGGCTGCCTTGCATGGTGGGATACCTCTGGTATCATTTCCAACTTTATGCAATGCCCTCATCCTTTCTCTCAAATACGCGAGATCTTTTCGTTTGATACTGATGAAGTGAGATTTCTTATTGAAGACTCGGATCGCATTCCTTCCGCTCTTTACATATGGCTGGGTAAAGTTTCGGGAATATGCGCTCTTTCAACCCATGCCGGGCGCTTTGATGTCGCATGTTCGCTACTGCAGGACATCAATCGGAGGTTGCGAGCAAAACAGCAGGAAACACAGGAAACTGCCCCTAACAAATCTCCGATGGTACTGACGAGGTCGAGGATTGCGGTGGGTATAACGACTTGTTTTAGTCgccttttggaaaagtcttTTCTATACGATTCCAATCCCGGGGACGAcatttttttgtttgcgtttcAAACGCAATTGAAGATTTCTCTTGTTTCTGCCTATCTCCATAGTCTCTACACACAGGAGATCGATCCGACATTTTCGTCAACACAAACACTCCATCACTTCGAAGAGATATGGGTTGGTTTGGAAGCTGCACTTACATCCGTACCGCCCGCTTATTGTGAGGTGATGGAATGGGAAAAGCTGCAGCAAGTACTCTTTTCCGCTTCAAGGGATGAGGACAGGGGGGAGAAGCCTCGGAAACCTAGGCAAAACGATATCAACCACGGCACCGCTAGCCTATTCTTTTTGTCGTCAGGCGGAACTTTGGAGTGTTTGAGCCTGATTAATCGGGTTCAATTTTCATTGAACGCAATCGCTTCCCTTGACTCTCTGATGAACACTGCTCTTCGTTCTTCTTGGAGCGCGTTCAACCACTTGTTCGAAGACAAGAAATCAGGATCAAGCTCCTCTCGACACGATCTCCTATTTTTTTCGCAGATTGGATCCATTGTTCTCGCTTGTTTGCGTCGAGCTTCGACCGCTATCGAGTTGAGTGATACAGGATTTGCAAAGTCGCTGATGGACTACATCGAACTGTACAATTTGACCGAGACAATTCTTTGCTGGCTTGAATCGATTCCGTCCACTGAGTCTTGGATCGATCTTCTCCTTGCACCGCTATTTGCGGCCAACATCGCTCTCGGCTGTAGGCTGCAGCAATACGATAAGATTTGTCGCCGGCTTCAAGATTTTTTGATGCATAGGCCAAGAAATGAAAGCTGTGCAGGGCTTTGTACATTTTCAGAGCTTTTGTGGTCCCAATATATTCAGCTTCACTTCACTTTACCCTATAACATAGCAATGGGTAACATGGACGGTCAAAATGGACATTCATCACTGACGTGGGAGATTCCAATGGAGGTCAACAAATCTCATCAGGCCATGTGTCAGGTGTTATCATCTCGTGAAGTATCTCCCCATCATGTGGTTGCACCTCACGATCAAACAATGGTTTACGAGGTGATACCTGTACTATCAAGTGAGTCAAAAATCTCCTCCGAACGGGAAGACAAATTTTCCGAGAACGAGAAAGCGGAAGGCGGTCGGGTATTCACGTCGTCATGTAGTTCCTCAATCCGTGACTTCTACAACCTCGAACACGAGCCAATGTCCTTTGTGTTCCACCGAGACAGTGCATGTATGGAAAATGGCGGTAGTCGGTTGTACCCAGGTATTCCACTTTCGATACCAACGGGTTTGCTTTTTGCCGGCTCATCACTGAAGAGTCTTTCTCTGAATGGTTTTGGGCTGGAGCGGCTACCTGATCATATGGATATGTATTTTCCGAAACTTACAGTACGTTCGCTGGAGTCGTCATTCGTTTTTAGCTATCCGATCTTTCTCACAATATTTGTTTGTCCAAGAGTCTTGAAATCAAGGAGAATTCGTTGGTCATTTTGCCCGAATCAATTTGCAACCTAACGCAACTAAGAGTTTTAAGGATCGACCGGAATATGCTAGGCTCTCTACCGTCAATATTTCAAATGGTCAGCCTCGTGGAGTTGACTGCTGCCAGGAACAAGCTGACGACCCTTCCGGCTTCGCTGGCTGAATGTCTGAACTTGCAAGTGTTGGATGTGAGTGGTAATCCTATCAATTGCGATTTGCTCTGGTTTGCAGCCAGACTGAAGCATCTTCGAGTCCTCCATCCTATGTCGGAATTAGTATAATATAGGCATGTATAGCAGTATGTGAGTGTTGCGTTGTACTTCGCTCAATATTAGATTCTAAATCAAATTGAGACGGGCGAAGACCAAGAAAGTCGCTCGTGTTTGTGGTAAATTTCGTTAAAACTTTTGCAGCGTGATCTCCCAAAGCGTTGTCAAGAATCCTGCCATTGGCGCACAATCCTGCTTTCGAAGCACTGCAGACTCCTTTTCGATCGGCCGCTGGCGAGATTACACAATAGCTAGTCTGGCCAAGTTCTTGGCAGTCGTTGTAACATCCGAAAAATTAGCAAGCCGTCAATACGGACTCAATCAATTCAAGATTTGTGATGAGTTATGTACAGTACTAGCCATTAGAATAGGTGGCCTTTCACAGAGACTTTCAGTCGACAGTAGGCCTCGCCATTCTGTCACGAAGAATTTTTCAATCGCCTGCGTCCTGTAGACATTCACCTCTCCGATTCTTTTCGCATCGAAGTGTGCAGAAACGTGGTCGCAAAGATCTTCTCTCAGGGAGCGACTGGAAAGAGTAGCGTGGTAGGTAGTGTCCCCAAAGCCCAGGCGGTACCTAGCATCGCATAAGCTGCCTCGTGTCGATCTAGGATTGGATCATCTTCTTCAAGGTTCGCGCAAGGGTCGCAGTCCTGTTTTCCGATGGGTTCAAAGGTTGCAAAAAGACGGGCGGTCATTCGATCTTGTAGAGCGATCGAAATGTCTGAACGGGTATTAGGAGGGGCCGTGAAACTGAGGACCCATCGGCAAGAATTGCTGTGGCTTGCTACAAAAGCAAGCCAAAATACGATTTGCCTTGGTATCACCTGCGTCTTACTACACAAGAACGCCATGTATgcagtctttttctttttttaAGCAGACCTGTACCTTGTATTGCTGTAGTGCGAGCAAATGAATGATAAATTGTCCCGTTCGTTGGTTCGACAGGAGAAAATGAAAGTATGGTACCGTCTCGAAATCTAAAAACTAGCTCTAAAACCAGCTCGGTCGGTCGTATGCGACACCATATTTCTTAAAATCGTTAAAAGACACATGCAATATAGAGAGATTTGGTAAGTTTTACAGTTTTACGGGTGGTGTCGAGATAAAGGGGTTCGAACGATTAAAAtagaggaaaaccgctatttcggcctctgcgacatgaagaaatcgctatttcggccgaatctgaaaatcTTTAAttacttttgattgagcgcgaaacggcttgTAAGTAAAACTAGCATTTaaaaaataatccaatgtttggtgtatgctctgtcTATGATAcagcggaggtatcgcgctggcatggatgagctgcttccaacccgtcaagcttcaATGAATCTAtttcacagcagttgactgtgaacactttaccccaagcatACAGAAAACAAACTGTTGCCTTTTTCTCATTAAAATACACcacgtgactgtgaaatagtagaaaacccctacgtgAAGCACTAAGtgtggggttcatatccctaactgtaagtctaCTGGACAAGTCTATGAttgttgaaaactccggtttcttctgatcttttgactgtctgagtgactagtcgacaacagagacgtaataaatagattctctcttatttctcctttacgtttgatctactctttcacactgctctagtgcttgttgttgtgatctttattttacttttcactagttctgtttcctctcaaacctcgctgtttgatcgctaatcCTTCGCTATTTCATCGCTTACTCCGATGGTTACTTCCAACTCTTCTCTATGTCttactttcaatccgttggcttgtttcataggatgatcatatcccaaaatccatcgaacatataatttagctcgagatgagagctcgctctttttcaaatctctttgtgtgacatgtcccattctgccggacatgtcccacttgactgccaaacttgacatATGATTCTATATTTTTACACCTTTGATCACGTACGAAAGCAAGTAGGATCCTTCGGGTCCTTAGGCACGATgctagcccgttatcgtcgCAGCTTCCACTTAGAAAACCCCGAAGTCAagcattcactgtcatggGGTTTTTTATCCCTAAGTATAAGTCTACTGGGCTAAGTAGTCTGTAAGTTTCATCTTTACGCCTTTTGTCAGACTACGAAAGTAAatacaatcctttggttccTTAGGCACGATTTTGGCCCTTGACAGGTTCCTAGTAGTGATTTGGTAAATACACGAGGCAGTCCGGAACAAAACAAGGATTTCGCTTGCTGTGGTGAAATTGCACTAAGACAGCGACCAATCTGACAGAAATTACCTCCATCGATTCCTCTTTCGTATGAAACAGATGCTTGTGAGAGGGTTTTGCACTGCGATCCGAGTACGAAAGTAGCTTGATTAAACCAACCGAAACAATCTCCATCAATTCCTCTTTCGTATGAAAACCAATGCTCATGAGAGACATAGCCCAGGATGAACGAAGTACAAAAAAGTGATATTTGCCTTCGACGAATTTCTGAACAGACCCCATCTTTCCGGGTAGCGTAACTCGCATAGGATGGACAAGAGCACCGTTGAGCTGCACCCAGCTGTTCAAAAACTTCCATTCGAGTCGCCGCAGcatttctcacagtcagttgttcgGCCACCCTTTCTGGAAAAGGCAGAGTGATTTGAGAGATGCGACAATTTGCTCGAATAAAGACTGGAGTCACTTTCCAAGGTGCCCATTTGTTTACCAGTTGTGAGTGCGTCAACGATTCCTAGAAGACGAGCAAAGCGTACTGCCGGTTCACTTGCATATGCGTACGCTTTGGCAATCTTCACGGCATCGCTTTTTCCTTGTATCACCTGACTGGCCTGTTCCAATAGAACTTCGCCCTTGACCGAGCAAATAGTCAGGTTCCGAGAAAAGCAATGATGCTCCGAAGATAGCAGTTCTAGACCTCGACGATCCTGAAAATCTTCGCTCGCGCCAAGCCGTTGAACCTGCCATGATTTACAAAGATTAAGTATTTGAGCTGTTGGCAATTTAACAAGAGAGTCTATTCGGTTGTATAGAATGACTTACGATGTCGTTCTCTTCGACGTTGGCTCCGTATGCATCAGACAAAACGTCAATGCTGGAGCCGGCCTTAGGCAGACGCTTCGCGCGAACTTTCATTTGGAAAAGTTCTTTGCGACTGTACCAGCCAATTTCTGCGGTTACTTGTTCGTTGTCAGCGTCCAGTTCGTATACCTCGGAGAACCGACCAAAATGAACGCGCCGTCTCTTCGTATGCCGCCGTATAACAATGGATGTGCTTCCTCCTTTTAATTGGGAGGTGGGAATGCGCTTGTCGCCATTTTGTAGTCGGGAATCGATCGAAAGCTGGGATGAGAACTTGTCATCTCTGATCCTTTCGTGCGCATTCTTTTCGCCCCACACTTGAGGCGCACTAGAGCATTTGCGGGAGATTTCATTGTCCTTGTCTTCGCGGCGCCATCGGCAATTGCCAGAGGAAGTGCTCATGATAGTCATTTTGATTTGTGATCCTACTAGTGTCGTCGAGGAATGTGGCGGTTTTGTGGGTTTTGCAGTTTGCGGGACAGGATACTCCGACATTGTTGTCGAATAATGATGGCACCGGATCGTTGGGCCTTCAGACGGCTTGGTCCTTTCGTACAAAACATCTAGACATAAGGAAAAATCACGAAAACGGTTATTCTGAAAGTTTTCTTAGGCAGATCATAGACTTCACATATGCCCTCTCGTTGTCCATATCCTGGCTATTTTTACATCAACTGCAAAAGCGAAATCGAACATCTTTCTCGGTATAGGGGATGGCTACAACacaccccttttcgtgaatgagaccTACATCCACGACTCTGGAGAAGCAACTTTCAGAAATTTGTAAGATTAGTAGAGCAAGACTTGCTGACACTGACTGCGAATTAAAATTAGATTTTGATAAGCACAGCCAAACTTCAgattttcttctttctctctATGCGAACATCAAACGGTGGACCGAAATTAAGCTTCCTACCTTTCATCAAGGCAACTATCCACGGAAGACAAACAATTAGTAGTCGATGGTCCATATCGTCGTAGCTGTAAGCTGGTTGTTAGCTGCGATTCTCTCGCAACTTGATTATATTGCAACGCAAAAGGGGATATGCCGCCACTCTTCCTGTCCCTATCAGTTAATAACATTCTGGGTTATGAGGGTAAAAGTTCGGATTCAGGTTTCCAATTAATCCGAAGTTAGGTTTGTGGGCTATGCGAATCAACGCAGTATCATGGGATACAAGACCACCACAAACCCATTTGGTTAAAGTGTCACCAAAACAATCCGTCGTCACGGTCTCATGTTCCTTGGAGGTGAATTTTGCGAGTATCATCAGACTCTGActttcttcgaaaaaaaCCAAATTTCGGGGAAGAAGGAATTTTTCCAGCAGTAAGAGGGGTTACTTCAGACAGATGGTGCTGATTTGAGTCTTGCGGTGGTCGAAAATCTGAAGGCCGACGCCGAAACCAATTGTCTTTCGTTCTGTGTGATGGTGGCTTCTTGCCTTCTTCTAGCCAATCGACACCGTCGACAAGATGACTGCTATCTTCTCGTACTGGTGCTTCTTTTCCAGAGTCGTCTGAATCACTAAGAAGCTTGGAAGGAAGATGGCCTGAAGCAACGTCATCTTCGTCTATCAGATTAATCTCATGCATGTCTTCATCCAATACCTGATTTTCTCGCTCGTCCAACCAGTCGCCAATTTCTACAGGATGAGTGCTTTCTTTCTCTGGTCTCATCAGCCACAACCCTCTTGCATGATATGCGCTATTCTCTGCACCAGACCATCGATCTTGGCTTATAGTAGAGGGAACTGACGATAGCGAATCCACCGACGGCATCCAAATGTTGGCTGAGGAAAAGGCGCTACTGCTCCAACTCAAATCGTCAGGTTGTGATAAATCAGGAGCAAGCATTGCTAAAGCTCTGTGAGTACCAACCCAATCGGTTTGAAGACTATCACCACCTAGACGTCCTTCTTTCGTCTGTAATTCCTCTCGAAGCGTTGCGTCGATCGACAGTGAACGCAAACCACGGTAGGCTTCATACGCATCGTCTGGAAGTCTTTGACTCTCTTCAGTGGCACTATGAATATGATTTTCTTCACTCAAATCTTGTTCCGGAATCATTGTCAGCATTCTCATTTGCTTGTGATGCTCCGCGATTTCCCTTTGTCGCTCCTTCTGTCGAATAAGTTTTGCTACATCCTCCTCCCACTCCACTCGTTTTCTGCGGTACAGATCCATACAGCACAGAGCTTGCTGTATAAGACTAGTCTCAGAATTTTTGCACGATCGGCATCCAAAAATTTCGCCAAGCTCGGCCAGCGACCTTGGTACTAGCATGACTGTGAGAGGATCGTTGACTTCCTTCATGAACGGGGTGTAGGTAGCGGAATCACGCAAATTTACCCACGGTATTTGCAAGTCTAGCGCATATAACGCATAGTCCAAGCTGTATCCGATCAAAACGTTTCCTTCTGTTA
This genomic interval carries:
- a CDS encoding predicted protein is translated as MMQENVGGSDGNKRRRRVWIAQEELHSLAAYTDATDRRLEQTEMSLRKEVTQRLVLQKRLRDAELNRQHLLAVQTQQEILRDALADSVAQLAKKVLVEESPSNVTESDGGADDLVRIIHTAGDRTPPSDVHGTGSADEIAPHSPRDAARTARDEPEIWPDNNDTNNNNGVTVYTITEARPRGTVHIDAYPRHHETTTSHGHRKCGTPRVSCFIPCLASPNAVARILAVSTREVFALDAVMRDAGHRRQLLRWTALDFGLWSSNTESSKDGSGAKNGNGDLRRDASPKRLDPHLPLCPYELAGECADPFCSYQHITPRSSIANVMPREFLPLPTITISKKVGILSDRRPHDQSEATRKYAAKVRTNAVDSEDGYIPLPQPAKPPIAAAPQDSSCKNEHLGCLAWWDTSGIISNFMQCPHPFSQIREIFSFDTDEVRFLIEDSDRIPSALYIWLGKVSGICALSTHAGRFDVACSLLQDINRRLRAKQQETQETAPNKSPMVLTRSRIAVGITTCFSRLLEKSFLYDSNPGDDIFLFAFQTQLKISLVSAYLHSLYTQEIDPTFSSTQTLHHFEEIWVGLEAALTSVPPAYCEVMEWEKLQQVLFSASRDEDRGEKPRKPRQNDINHGTASLFFLSSGGTLECLSLINRVQFSLNAIASLDSLMNTALRSSWSAFNHLFEDKKSGSSSSRHDLLFFSQIGSIVLACLRRASTAIELSDTGFAKSLMDYIELYNLTETILCWLESIPSTESWIDLLLAPLFAANIALGCRLQQYDKICRRLQDFLMHRPRNESCAGLCTFSELLWSQYIQLHFTLPYNIAMGNMDGQNGHSSLTWEIPMEVNKSHQAMCQVLSSREVSPHHVVAPHDQTMVYEVIPVLSSESKISSEREDKFSENEKAEGGRVFTSSCSSSIRDFYNLEHEPMSFVFHRDSACMENGGSRLYPGIPLSIPTGLLFAGSSLKSLSLNGFGLERLPDHMDMYFPKLTLSDLSHNICLSKSLEIKENSLVILPESICNLTQLRVLRIDRNMLGSLPSIFQMVSLVELTAARNKLTTLPASLAECLNLQVLDILNQIETGEDQESRSCLW
- a CDS encoding predicted protein — its product is MSEYPVPQTAKPTKPPHSSTTLVGSQIKMTIMSTSSGNCRWRREDKDNEISRKCSSAPQVWGEKNAHERIRDDKFSSQLSIDSRLQNGDKRIPTSQLKGGSTSIVIRRHTKRRRVHFGRFSEVYELDADNEQVTAEIGWYSRKELFQMKVRAKRLPKAGSSIDVLSDAYGANVEENDIVQRLGASEDFQDRRGLELLSSEHHCFSRNLTICSVKGEVLLEQASQVIQGKSDAVKIAKAYAYASEPAVRFARLLGIVDALTTGKQMGTLESDSSLYSSKLSHLSNHSAFSRKGGRTTDFTLPGKMGSVQKFVEGKYHFFVLRSSWAMSLMSIGFHTKEELMEIVSVGLIKLLSYSDRSAKPSHKHLFHTKEESMEVISVRLVAVLVQFHHSKRNPCFVPDCLVYLPNHY
- a CDS encoding predicted protein, with the translated sequence MNEEQSVDAGEAMKTRRKGRKLRRRHRPPKNEMEKFVAKDLYIAMQYEFRASLDNQRDLKRVVLVNWDRQVILDVKVVLNDSRKNKRSPRLSVTNTIAASLSLAELRWRIQSITEGNVLIGYSLDYALYALDLQIPWVNLRDSATYTPFMKEVNDPLTVMLVPRSLAELGEIFGCRSCKNSETSLIQQALCCMDLYRRKRVEWEEDVAKLIRQKERQREIAEHHKQMRMLTMIPEQDLSEENHIHSATEESQRLPDDAYEAYRGLRSLSIDATLREELQTKEGRLGGDSLQTDWVGTHRALAMLAPDLSQPDDLSWSSSAFSSANIWMPSVDSLSSVPSTISQDRWSGAENSAYHARGLWLMRPEKESTHPVEIGDWLDERENQVLDEDMHEINLIDEDDVASGHLPSKLLSDSDDSGKEAPVREDSSHLVDGVDWLEEGKKPPSHRTKDNWFRRRPSDFRPPQDSNQHHLSEVTPLTAGKIPSSPKFGFFRRKSESDDTRKIHLQGT